The following nucleotide sequence is from Streptomyces pactum.
GACGCCCTCCCGGACTGGCTCCCCTGCATCCCCGAGAGCACTCACCCCTCTCGCCGTCGCCCTGATCACCGCGGTCCTGCGGAACGCCCACGGGGCATGACCCGGCCGGTTCACGCATCGCCGCCCCCGGGGGCGTACCTCCAGGGGCTGTGGCAGGCCCGCCCGTGGTCCCAGGGGCGTCGGGCCGGCCCCCCCGGCCGCACCGCGGGTGGCACAGCCCGGACGCGGTGCACCGGGCCACGTGTCGCAGCCGTGCGGCCCGGTGCACCGCGACGCGGCCCGGTACACCGGACGCGGCCCGGTGTCCGACGGCCGGCGGGCCGGCCCCGTCCGCCGTCCCGTGGTGCCCCCCGCACCGGGGGCGAACCCCCGGTCATAGGCGTCCGGCTATGACCGGGGTGGGGAGTGGGTCTTGGACGGCGGGCGGGGCGGGCTGCTGTGCTGAGCACATGATCGAATCCACCGAACGACAGGTGATCCGTCGGCGCTCGCTGCTGGCCGGTGCCGTGGGCGGCGTGGTGGCGGGGGCGGCCGGGGCGTCCCTGCTGGACCGGTCGGCCACCGCGGCCCCGGCCGGGGAGCGACCCCCGGCCGCGGCCTCCGCAGGGGGTGAGGCGGCCGAGTTCCGTTGGTTCGGCACGGCCGGCTGGCGCATCGGCTCCGGCGACCGGACCGTACTCTTCGACCCGTACCTGACCCGTTTCCCCACCGGTCTGTTCACCGGCGCGTTCGACCCCGCCACCCGGCTGCGGGTGGACGAGCCGCTGATCGACCGGCACCTGAGCGGGGTCCGGCCGAAGCTGGTGATGGTCAGCCACAGCCACTGGGACCACCTCAACGACGTGCCGTACATCGCCCGCTCCACCGGCGCCCCGGTGATCGGCACCGAGACGACGTACCACCTGCTGCGCGCCTTCGGCGTGGACGCCGGCCAGTTGATCGTCGTCAAGGGCGGTGAGGTGCTGGACTTCGACGGATGCGTGGTGGAGGTCTTCTCCGGCCGGCACAGCCGCAACGCCCGGCACTCCTACTTCGCGCCCGGCACCCTGGTCGCCCCGCCGCGCAGACCCCGGACCATCTCCGACCTCCCCGAGGGCGACACGCTGTCCTTCCAGGTGACGCCGGACGGCGGCCCGTCGGTGTTCCTGATGGGCGGCAGCGACTTCGCCGAGCGGGAGGTGGCGGGGGTCCGTCCGGACATCGCCATGGTGGCGACCCCCGCCAC
It contains:
- a CDS encoding MBL fold metallo-hydrolase, which translates into the protein MIESTERQVIRRRSLLAGAVGGVVAGAAGASLLDRSATAAPAGERPPAAASAGGEAAEFRWFGTAGWRIGSGDRTVLFDPYLTRFPTGLFTGAFDPATRLRVDEPLIDRHLSGVRPKLVMVSHSHWDHLNDVPYIARSTGAPVIGTETTYHLLRAFGVDAGQLIVVKGGEVLDFDGCVVEVFSGRHSRNARHSYFAPGTLVAPPRRPRTISDLPEGDTLSFQVTPDGGPSVFLMGGSDFAEREVAGVRPDIAMVATPATSATHRYASRLMTALGRPRTVVPVHWDDFETPLDDPVRADPTVDLDRFVAQLREAAPESRIVVPDRSTTYRWS